From the Oryza glaberrima chromosome 5, OglaRS2, whole genome shotgun sequence genome, one window contains:
- the LOC127772773 gene encoding probable carboxylesterase 15, giving the protein MAIATESQQAQVQAATTDAVAAAAVGRKVVDEVSGWLRVFDDGTVDRTWTGPPEALPLMQPVPAYAEPRDGHTLHDLPGEPNLRVYLPEVALAGRRLPVVVQLHGGGFCISHPSWLMYHHFYARLACALPAVVVAVELPLAPERRLPAHIDTGVDGLRRLRSIALSDAAALGDPAAELLRTAADFSRVFLIGDSSGGNLVHHVGARVGEDGADSWAPLRVAGGIPLHPGFVHATRSKSELEPRPDSVFFTLDMLDKFLAMALPEGATKDHPYTCPMGPNAPPLESVPLPPLLVAVAEHDLIRDTNLEYCDALRAAGKDVEVLVNRGMSHSFYLNKYAVDMDPATGERTRELVDAIKSFVDRH; this is encoded by the coding sequence ATGGCCATCGCCACCGAGTCGCAGCAGGCGCAGGTGcaagccgccaccaccgacgccgtcgcggcggcggcggtcgggcgcAAGGTGGTGGACGAGGTGTCCGGCTGGCTGCGCGTGTTCGACGACGGCACCGTCGACCGCACGTGGACGGGTCCCCCCGAGGCGCTCCCACTGATGCAGCCGGTGCCCGCCTACGCCGAGCCGCGCGACGGCCACACGCTGCACGACCTCCCCGGCGAGCCCAACCTCCGCGTGTACCTCCCCGAGGTCGCCCTCGCCGGGCGGCGCCTCCCCGTCGTCGTGcagctccacggcggcggcttctgCATCTCCCACCCGTCCTGGCTCATGTACCACCACTTCTACGCGCGCCTCGCGTGCGCGCTCCCGGCCGTGGTGGTCGCCGTCGAGCTGCCCTTGGCGCCCGAGCGCCGCCTGCCGGCGCACATCGACACCGGCGTCGACGGGCTCCGCCGGCTCCGCTCCATCGCGTtgtccgacgccgccgctctcggcgacccggcggcggagctcctccGGACGGCCGCCGACTTCTCGCGGGTGTTCCTCATCGGGGACAGCTCGGGCGGCAACCTCGTCCACCACGTCGGCGCGCGCGTCGGCGAGGACGGGGCGGACAGCTGGGCGCCCCTCCGCGTCGCCGGAGGCATCCCGCTCCACCCGGGGTTCGTGCACGCCACCCGGAGCAAGTCGGAGCTGGAGCCGAGGCCCGACTCGGTGTTCTTCACCCTCGACATGCTCGACAAGTTCCTCGCCATGGCGCTCCCCGAGGGCGCCACCAAGGACCACCCGTACACGTGCCCGATGGGGCCGAACGCGCCGCCGCTGGAGTccgtcccgctgccgccgctgctggtcgccgtcgccgagcacgACCTCATCCGGGACACCAACCTCGAGTACTGCGACGCGCTGCGCGCCGCCGGCAAGGACGTGGAGGTGCTGGTCAACCGCGGCATGAGCCACTCCTTCTACCTCAACAAGTACGCCGTCGACATGGACCCGGCCACCGGCGAGAGGACCCGGGAGCTCGTCGACGCCATCAAGAGCTTCGTCGACCGCCACTAG
- the LOC127775104 gene encoding protein NRT1/ PTR FAMILY 3.1-like translates to MAITTAERDGVGEEQKKRKQGGFRTMPFILANEICDRFATAGFGANLITYLTQQLHLPLVEASNTLTNFNGTSSLTPILGALAADAFAGRFWTIIAGSVFYQLGMLALVASALLPSLRPAPCAPTHGAASCRRATGWQLAVLYLALLCTSLGSGGIRPCVVAFGADQFDDQQQKQRQKGGGGAAAAAAGRKRSYFNLYFFMMGLAVLLALTVVVYIQENVGWGWGFGIPAIAMFVSIVVFVAGYPLYVRLKPGGSPFTRLAQVVAAAFRKRRAAVPEDPGMLYQDKELDALISTNGRLLHTNQLTFFDRAAIVTPGDIAGSGEPDLWRLSTVHRVEELKSIVRLLPIWSAGILLATAASHNGTFTIQQARTMDRHLTPRFEIPPATMSIFTTVAMLAGLALYDRAFVPLARRVTGLPSGITYFQRMAIGLGISILGIASAALVEVRRRGAAADHGLLDSPAAVVPISVFWLVPQYAVHGVAEAFSSVAHMEFLYDQAPESMRSSAAALFWLSSSLGNYMGTVLVTAVQRATRGGGEWLQDNINRGRLDCYYWLVTTLMVLNLGYYLVCFHFYTMKPLEVAEEDDDEEECELSSVHKNGGPGGLV, encoded by the exons ATGGCGATCACAACGGCAGAAAGGGATGGAGTTGGGGAGGAgcagaagaagaggaagcagGGAGGCTTCAGGACCATGCCATTCATACTGG CGAACGAGATCTGCGACCGGTTCGCCACGGCGGGGTTCGGCGCGAACCTGATCACGTACCTGACGCAGCAGCTGCACCTGCCGCTGGTGGAGGCGTCCAACACGCTGACCAACTTCAACGGCACGTCCAGCCTCACCCCGATCCtgggcgcgctcgccgccgacgccttcgCCGGCCGCTTCTGGACCATCATCGCCGGCTCCGTCTTCTACCAGCTCGGCATGCTCGCCCTCGTCGCGTCCGCGCTGCTCCCTTCGCTCCGCCCCGCGCCGTGCGCGCCGACGCACGGCgccgcgtcgtgccgccgcgccaccgggtGGCAGCTCGCCGTGCTCTACCTCGCCCTGCTCTGCACGTCCCTCGGCTCCGGCGGCATCCGCCCCTGCGTGGTGGCGTTCGGCGCCGACCAGTTCGACGaccagcagcagaagcagcggcagaagggtggcggtggcgcggcggcggcggcggcggggaggaagcGGAGCTACTTCAACCTCTACTTCTTCATGATGGGGCTCGCGGTGCTGCTCGCCCTGACGGTGGTGGTGTACATCCAGGAGAacgtggggtgggggtgggggttcGGGATCCCGGCCATCGCCATGTTCGTCTCCATCGTGGTGTTCGTGGCAGGGTACCCGCTCTACGTCAGGCTGAAGCCTGGGGGCAGCCCGTTCACGCGGCTGGCGcaggtggtcgccgccgcgttccggaagcgccgcgccgccgtgccggaggACCCCGGCATGCTGTACCAGGACAAGGAGCTCGACGCGCTCATCTCCACCAATGGCAGGCTGCTCCACACAAACCAGCTCAc GTTCTTTGACCGAGCTGCGATCGTGACGCCGGGTGACATCGCCGGCTCCGGCGAGCCGGATCTGTGGCGGCTGTCGACGGTGCACCGCGTGGAGGAGCTCAAGTCCATCGTCCGGCTGCTGCCCATCTGGTCGGCCGGCATcctgctcgccaccgccgcgtcgcacAACGGCACCTTCACCATCCAGCAGGCGCGCACCATGGACCGCCACCTCACCCCTCGCTTCGAGATCCCGCCGGCGACCATGTCCATCTTCACGACGGTGGCGAtgctcgccggcctcgccctCTACGACCGCGCCTTCGTGCCCCTGGCGCGCCGCGTCACGGGCCTCCCCTCCGGGATCACCTACTTCCAGCGCATGGCCATCGGGCTGGGCATCTCCATCCTCGGCATCGCGTCGGCGGCGCTCGTCGAGGTgaggcgccgcggcgccgccgcggaccaCGGCCTCCTCGacagccccgccgccgtcgtgcccaTCAGCGTGTTCTGGCTGGTGCCGCAGTACGCCGTCCACGGCGTGGCGGAGGCGTTCTCGTCGGTGGCGCACATGGAGTTCCTGTACGACCAGGCGCCGGAGAGCATgcgcagcagcgccgccgcgctcttctGGCTCTCCAGCTCCCTCGGCAACTACATGGGCACGGTGCTCGTCACGGCGGTGCAGCGCgccacgcgcggcggcggcgagtggctcCAGGACAACATCAACCGGGGCAGGCTGGACTGCTACTACTGGCTCGTCACCACCCTCATGGTGCTCAACCTTGGATACTACCTCGTCTGCTTCCACTTCTACACCATGAAGCCATTAGAGGTGGCAGAGGAagacgatgacgaggaggagtgTGAGCTCTCCTCCGTCCACAAAAATGGCGGCCCCGGCGGGTTGGTGTGA